In a genomic window of Anomalospiza imberbis isolate Cuckoo-Finch-1a 21T00152 chromosome 5, ASM3175350v1, whole genome shotgun sequence:
- the H1-0 gene encoding histone H1.0, whose product MSDSPIPLPPASATKPKRARSARRPAAHPAYSDMITAAIRADKSRGGASRQSIQKYVKSNYKVGQNADVQIRLAIRRLLATGVLKQTKGVGASGSFRLAKASKAKRSPSRKRKKAARRSTSPRKPARSRKARSPAKKPKSAARKARKKSRSPKKAKKPKTVKAKSLKASKPKKARRSKSRAKSSARKSPKKK is encoded by the coding sequence ATGAGCGACAGCCCGATCCCACTGCCACCGGCTTCGGCCACCAAGCCCAAGCGGGCCCGGTCAGCGCGGCGGCCGGCAGCCCACCCTGCGTACTCGGACATGATCACGGCAGCCATCCGGGCCGACAAGAGCCGTGGTGGCGCATCCCGGCAGTCCATCCAGAAGTACGTGAAGAGCAACTACAAGGTGGGCCAGAATGCCGACGTCCAGATCAGGCTGGCCATCCGGCGCCTGCTGGCCACTGGAGTCCTCAAGCAGACCAAAGGAGTTGGTGCCTCCGGCTCTTTCCGCCTAGCCAAGGCCAGCAAGGCGAAGAGGTCTCCTTctaggaagaggaagaaggcagCCAGGAGATCCACTTCGCCTCGGAAGCCGGCTAGGTCCAGGAAAGCCAGATCCCCGGCCAAGAAGCCCAAATCTGCCGCCAGGAAGGCCAGGAAGAAGTCGAGGAGCCCGAAGAAAGCCAAGAAGCCAAAGACTGTTAAGGCCAAGTCCCTGAAGGCATCCAAACCCAAGAAGGCAAGGCGGTCGAAATCCAGAGCCAAGTCCAGTGCCCGGAAGTCGCCCAAGAAGAAGTGA